One Betaproteobacteria bacterium genomic window carries:
- a CDS encoding pilus assembly protein PilZ — protein MSDPSATLSRHGAIFLNIREKAILYAAYMPYLKGGGIFVPTARPYSLGDEIFMIITLLDDPSKRPVACKVVWITPPGAHGNRVQGVGVEFKADEAGEAVRRRIEGLLGTHLKNTRMTHTM, from the coding sequence ATGAGCGATCCATCCGCCACGCTGTCGCGCCACGGCGCGATTTTCCTCAATATTCGCGAAAAAGCGATTTTGTACGCCGCCTACATGCCCTATCTCAAAGGCGGGGGCATTTTCGTTCCGACGGCACGCCCCTACAGCCTCGGTGACGAGATATTCATGATCATCACCCTGCTGGACGATCCCTCCAAACGTCCCGTGGCGTGTAAAGTGGTTTGGATTACCCCCCCTGGTGCCCACGGTAACCGGGTTCAAGGTGTCGGAGTGGAATTCAAGGCGGATGAAGCTGGCGAGGCCGTTCGCCGCCGCATAGAAGGCCTGCTGGGCACCCATCTGAAGAATACGCGAATGACGCACACCATGTAG